In Actinoplanes lobatus, the DNA window CAGCACCAGCCCCAGGGTGAGTGTGCTGGTGGCGGCGAGGATGGCGAGGAGCAGGAGGACGGCCTCGGCGGGGCGGCGGCGCAGATCCCGGACGGCGAGGCGGGTGACGAGAAGCAGGCGGCCCACGGTTCTCAGTCCTCCAGGCCGACGAGACTGCCGAGCCGCCCACCGGTGCCGCCGGTGAGCCGGGTCTCGTCGATGAGCACGCCGTCCCGCATCGACAGGAGCCGGTCGGCGGTGGCCGCGATCCGCGCGTCGTGGGTGACGATGACCAGGGTCTGCCCGGCCTCGTGCAGGCTGTCGAAGAGTCGCAGCACATCGAGGGTGGCGGCACTGTCCAGATTGCCGGTCGGTTCGTCGGCGAGCACCACCGCGGGCTCGTTGGACAGCGCCCGGGCCACCGCGACCCGCTGCCGCTGACCGCCGGAGAGCTGCGCCGGCAGCGCCCCGGCCCGCCCGGCGAGACCGACCCGGTCCAGCAACTCGGTGGCGCGACGGCGTGCGGCCCGCGGGGAACGGCCGGCCAGCAGGGCGGGCATCTCCACGTTCTCCACCGCGGTCAGCTCGTCCAGCAGGTGGAAGGACTGGAAGACGAAACCGATGCCGGTACGCCGGAGCCGGGCCAGCGCCTTCTCGCCGAGATCGTCGATCCGGCGGCCGTGCAGCTCGATCCGGCCACCGGACGGCCGGTCCAGGCCGCCGAGCAG includes these proteins:
- a CDS encoding ABC transporter ATP-binding protein, whose protein sequence is MTVVLSARDLRRHYGGGERAVDGVDLDVMAGETVAVMGPSGCGKSTLLHLLGGLDRPSGGRIELHGRRIDDLGEKALARLRRTGIGFVFQSFHLLDELTAVENVEMPALLAGRSPRAARRRATELLDRVGLAGRAGALPAQLSGGQRQRVAVARALSNEPAVVLADEPTGNLDSAATLDVLRLFDSLHEAGQTLVIVTHDARIAATADRLLSMRDGVLIDETRLTGGTGGRLGSLVGLED